The Cellulophaga sp. L1A9 genome window below encodes:
- a CDS encoding M14 family metallopeptidase has translation MKRILVALFLTAYIATNAQNIKSPSEFLGYELGTEFSRHHEVVDYYTYLANTVSDRVLLKPYGKTNERRPLVLAYISSPENIKNIEAIRTNHLKNTKGEGNAEIAIVWLSYNVHGNESVSTEASMQTIYELLTNKASYLENTVVIIDPCINPDGRDRYVNWYNENRNTPNNVDPKSKEHHEGWLNGRANHYMFDLNRDWAWLTQVESQQRLKVYNQWLPHVHVDFHEQGVDSPYYFAPAAEPYHEVITNFQRDFQVTIGKNHAKYFDENGWFYFTKEVFDLFYPSYGDTYPLYNGAIGMTYEQGGSGRAGLGILTRSGDTLTLKDRIDHHFTTGISTVEVASSSAKKLNEEFKKFYTNKNFKYKSYVLSGSDDKVKALMQLLEKHEIEYGWSDATTVKGFNYASGKVKSSKTKGQALIVSTDQPKGTLVKVLFEPNAKLSDSLTYDITAWSLPYAYGLDAIASETKVNAMSNTIKKENAKNIISENTYAYVGDWNSMNDARFLAALLKENIKVKFARKPFTLEGKKYERGSLIITKSDNRNKKDFTTKLSEISSNHDKLLTGTSTGFVDRGDDFGSDSVHLIKNSKIAVLTGKPTSTLQFGEVWHFFEKQLNYPVTILESDYLNAEDLEEYDILILPDGRYGRFMTNSTKKELKEWVKNGGKLIAMGGAIEGLEGDNGFGIKSKKIEKDTTKTERLITFENSEREGIKDLITGAIFKTKVDNTNPLAFGYDDTYFTLKLGDDAFDYLKEGNAVYLEDITIPVAGFAGSEAQKRIAKTLVFGTENYGRGQVVYMVDNPLFRGFWENGKLFFANALFMVD, from the coding sequence ATGAAAAGAATTTTAGTCGCACTTTTTCTTACTGCTTACATTGCAACCAACGCTCAAAACATAAAATCTCCCTCAGAATTTCTAGGGTATGAATTGGGAACAGAATTTTCTAGACACCATGAAGTTGTAGATTATTACACTTATTTGGCGAACACAGTTTCAGACAGAGTTTTACTAAAACCTTACGGAAAAACAAACGAAAGAAGACCATTAGTACTTGCCTATATCTCTTCTCCTGAGAATATTAAAAATATTGAAGCCATACGCACCAACCATTTAAAAAACACAAAAGGTGAAGGCAATGCAGAAATTGCCATTGTATGGTTAAGTTATAATGTACATGGTAATGAAAGTGTGAGCACAGAAGCTTCAATGCAAACGATCTATGAACTTTTGACGAATAAAGCATCCTACCTTGAAAATACAGTAGTTATTATAGATCCATGTATTAACCCTGATGGCCGTGATCGATATGTAAATTGGTATAACGAAAATAGGAATACACCTAATAATGTTGACCCAAAAAGTAAAGAACATCACGAAGGTTGGTTAAACGGTAGAGCTAACCACTACATGTTCGATTTAAATAGAGATTGGGCATGGTTAACTCAAGTTGAAAGTCAGCAACGCTTGAAAGTGTATAATCAATGGTTGCCTCATGTTCATGTAGATTTTCATGAACAAGGAGTTGATTCTCCGTATTATTTTGCTCCTGCAGCAGAACCTTACCATGAAGTGATTACTAATTTCCAAAGAGATTTTCAAGTAACCATTGGTAAAAACCATGCGAAATATTTTGATGAAAACGGATGGTTTTATTTTACCAAAGAGGTGTTTGATTTATTCTACCCAAGTTATGGCGACACCTACCCGCTGTACAATGGAGCTATAGGAATGACCTATGAGCAAGGAGGTAGCGGAAGAGCAGGATTAGGTATTTTAACACGAAGTGGAGACACACTAACCCTAAAAGATAGAATTGATCATCATTTCACCACAGGAATATCTACTGTTGAAGTTGCATCAAGTAGTGCAAAAAAACTAAATGAAGAATTTAAGAAATTCTATACCAATAAAAATTTTAAATATAAAAGCTATGTACTCAGCGGTTCTGATGACAAAGTAAAGGCGTTAATGCAATTATTAGAAAAACATGAGATTGAATACGGATGGTCTGATGCTACCACAGTAAAAGGTTTTAATTACGCTAGTGGAAAAGTAAAAAGCAGTAAAACAAAAGGTCAAGCTTTAATTGTTTCTACGGACCAACCTAAAGGAACTTTGGTAAAAGTATTGTTTGAGCCAAATGCCAAACTAAGTGATTCTTTAACCTATGACATAACCGCTTGGTCCTTACCTTATGCTTATGGACTTGATGCCATTGCTTCTGAAACGAAAGTAAATGCCATGAGCAATACTATCAAAAAAGAGAACGCTAAAAATATTATTTCGGAAAATACCTATGCCTATGTAGGTGATTGGAACAGTATGAACGATGCGCGTTTTTTAGCAGCTTTATTAAAAGAAAATATTAAAGTGAAATTTGCTAGAAAACCTTTTACATTAGAAGGTAAAAAATACGAACGTGGTAGTTTAATCATTACAAAGTCTGATAATAGAAACAAAAAAGATTTTACAACTAAACTTTCCGAAATTTCAAGTAATCACGATAAACTTTTAACAGGAACTTCTACTGGATTTGTAGATAGAGGTGATGATTTTGGTTCAGATTCTGTTCATTTAATTAAGAATAGTAAAATAGCAGTTCTTACCGGAAAACCTACTAGCACCTTACAGTTCGGTGAAGTATGGCACTTTTTTGAAAAACAATTAAACTATCCGGTTACCATACTGGAAAGCGATTATTTAAACGCTGAAGACTTAGAAGAATACGATATTTTAATATTGCCAGATGGCCGATATGGACGTTTTATGACGAACAGCACTAAGAAAGAACTAAAAGAATGGGTAAAGAATGGTGGTAAACTAATTGCAATGGGAGGAGCTATTGAAGGACTTGAAGGCGACAATGGTTTTGGAATAAAAAGTAAAAAAATCGAAAAAGATACTACTAAAACAGAACGTTTAATCACTTTTGAAAACTCCGAACGAGAAGGGATTAAAGATTTAATTACAGGTGCAATTTTTAAAACTAAAGTTGATAACACAAATCCATTAGCTTTTGGGTATGACGACACTTATTTCACCTTAAAATTAGGCGATGATGCCTTTGATTATTTAAAAGAAGGTAATGCCGTATATCTAGAAGACATCACTATTCCTGTTGCAGGATTTGCAGGAAGTGAAGCACAAAAAAGAATCGCAAAAACTTTAGTATTTGGCACTGAAAACTATGGCCGTGGTCAAGTCGTTTACATGGTAGACAATCCATTATTTAGAGGGTTCTGGGAAAACGGAAAATTGTTTTTTGCGAATGCTTTGTTTATGGTTGATTAA
- the guaA gene encoding glutamine-hydrolyzing GMP synthase, whose protein sequence is MQNNVLILDFGSQYTQLIARRVRELNIFCEIKPYNKLPEDLSTYKAVILSGSPFSVRAEDAPHPDLSQIQGKKPMLAVCYGAQYLAHFQGGNVAPSNTREYGRANLSFVKSDEPFFESINVGSQVWMSHSDTIKELPANATRLASTSDVENAAYRLEGEDTYAIQFHPEVYHSKDGKQLLENFLVHIAGVAQTWTPDSFVETTVAQLKEKIGTDKVILGLSGGVDSSVAAMLLHKAIGKNLHCIFVNNGLLRKDEFPSVLEQYEGMGLNVKGVDASARFLDELAGESDPEKKRKIIGRVFIEVFDDESHLVENAKWLAQGTIYPDVIESVSATGGPSATIKSHHNVGGLPDFMKLSVVEPLRMLFKDEVRRVGASMGLDPLLLGRHPFPGPGLAIRILGDITREKVAILQEVDAIFINGLKSAGLYDKVWQAGAMLLPVNSVGVMGDERTYEKCVALRAVESTDGMTADWVNLPYEFLQKTSNDIINKVRGVNRVVYDISSKPPATIEWE, encoded by the coding sequence ATGCAAAATAACGTCCTGATTTTAGATTTTGGTTCTCAGTACACACAACTCATAGCTAGAAGAGTTAGAGAGCTTAATATTTTTTGTGAGATTAAGCCTTACAATAAACTTCCAGAAGATTTATCAACCTATAAAGCAGTGATACTTTCTGGTTCTCCTTTTTCAGTGAGAGCAGAAGATGCTCCGCATCCCGATTTATCTCAGATACAAGGTAAAAAACCAATGTTGGCAGTTTGCTACGGAGCGCAGTATTTAGCACATTTTCAAGGAGGTAATGTAGCGCCATCAAATACTAGAGAGTATGGGAGAGCTAATTTATCATTTGTAAAATCGGACGAGCCTTTCTTTGAGAGTATTAATGTAGGGAGTCAAGTGTGGATGAGTCATTCTGATACCATAAAAGAATTGCCTGCAAATGCAACGCGTTTAGCAAGCACCAGTGATGTAGAAAATGCGGCTTACAGATTGGAAGGTGAAGATACGTACGCTATTCAGTTTCATCCAGAAGTATATCATTCTAAAGATGGAAAACAATTACTAGAAAACTTTTTAGTACATATTGCAGGAGTAGCACAAACATGGACACCAGATTCTTTTGTAGAGACTACAGTAGCACAATTAAAAGAAAAGATAGGGACAGATAAGGTTATATTAGGACTTTCGGGAGGTGTAGATTCTTCTGTGGCTGCTATGTTATTGCATAAAGCAATTGGGAAAAATTTACACTGTATATTCGTAAATAATGGATTGCTTCGTAAAGATGAGTTTCCAAGTGTATTGGAGCAATACGAAGGAATGGGACTTAATGTGAAAGGTGTAGATGCTTCGGCACGCTTTTTGGATGAGTTGGCAGGAGAGAGTGATCCTGAGAAAAAGCGAAAAATAATTGGACGTGTATTTATAGAAGTTTTTGATGATGAGTCACATTTAGTAGAAAATGCAAAATGGTTGGCACAAGGAACTATTTATCCAGATGTTATTGAGTCAGTTTCTGCAACAGGAGGACCATCTGCAACTATAAAAAGTCATCATAATGTTGGTGGTTTACCAGATTTTATGAAATTAAGTGTGGTAGAGCCATTACGTATGTTGTTTAAAGATGAAGTACGTAGAGTAGGAGCAAGTATGGGCTTAGATCCGCTATTGTTAGGAAGGCACCCTTTTCCCGGACCTGGTCTTGCTATTAGAATTCTAGGAGATATTACGCGTGAAAAGGTGGCAATTTTACAAGAAGTAGATGCTATCTTTATAAATGGATTAAAGAGTGCAGGGCTTTATGATAAAGTATGGCAGGCCGGCGCAATGCTTTTACCCGTAAATAGTGTAGGGGTAATGGGAGATGAAAGAACTTATGAAAAATGTGTAGCTTTACGCGCAGTAGAAAGTACTGATGGTATGACTGCGGATTGGGTAAATTTACCATATGAGTTTTTGCAAAAAACTTCTAACGATATTATAAATAAAGTTAGAGGCGTAAATAGAGTGGTATATGATATTAGTTCAAAACCACCAGCAACAATTGAGTGGGAGTAA
- the bshC gene encoding bacillithiol biosynthesis cysteine-adding enzyme BshC produces MKIDGIPFKQTGYFSKIMCDYLEEADSLKPFYNRFPAFENFEAQIIEKQKNFPKINRAVLSEALNKQYKGVDSSTATKINIQLLKEENTFTIVTGHQLNLFTGPLYFLYKIIATINLTVALKEKHAQYNFVPVYWMATEDHDFDEINYFNLNGKKIQWNKEASGGVGRLDTQGLEVLSETLAAELGGSKNAEFLKELFTNAYVKHTNLTDATRFLANELFKEYGLVIVDGDDIALKKLLIPYVKSDLLEEKSFKAVTKSIEALNTLPENYGIQVNPREINYFYLIDGVRERIIEQHGTYFVNDTKISFTKDEVLRELENHPERFSPNVVCRPLYQEVILPNLCYIGGGGELAYWLELKSYFDAVAITFPMLLLRNSALLIPGKQSEKIAKLDLKVSDLFLKQNTFINKRVRAISNIDIDFSPQKDLLKVQFEALYDLATQTDKSFLGAVKAQEVKQIKGLEYLEKRLLKAQKRKLKDHVIRITELQNDLFPNKSLQERQQNFSQFYLEYGDQLIPALVKSLKPLSKDFEILIF; encoded by the coding sequence ATGAAGATTGATGGTATTCCATTCAAACAAACTGGGTATTTTTCAAAAATAATGTGTGATTATTTAGAAGAAGCGGACTCACTGAAACCTTTTTATAATAGATTTCCGGCTTTTGAGAATTTTGAAGCGCAAATCATTGAAAAGCAGAAAAATTTTCCAAAAATTAATCGCGCAGTTCTATCAGAAGCATTAAATAAGCAATATAAAGGGGTTGATTCTAGTACTGCAACCAAAATAAACATTCAACTTTTAAAAGAAGAAAATACCTTTACGATTGTAACGGGGCATCAGCTAAATTTATTTACAGGGCCTTTATACTTCTTGTATAAAATTATAGCTACTATAAATCTTACGGTTGCATTAAAGGAAAAACATGCGCAATATAATTTTGTGCCCGTGTATTGGATGGCTACCGAAGATCACGATTTTGATGAGATTAATTATTTTAATCTCAACGGTAAAAAAATTCAGTGGAATAAAGAAGCTTCTGGAGGTGTTGGGCGTTTAGATACTCAGGGATTAGAAGTATTGAGTGAAACACTGGCTGCAGAATTAGGAGGGAGTAAAAATGCTGAATTTTTAAAAGAGCTTTTTACAAATGCATATGTAAAACATACCAATTTAACTGATGCTACACGTTTTTTAGCAAACGAGTTATTTAAAGAGTATGGGTTGGTTATTGTAGATGGAGATGATATAGCCTTAAAGAAATTACTTATTCCTTATGTAAAGTCAGATTTACTTGAGGAAAAATCGTTTAAAGCCGTTACTAAAAGTATTGAAGCTTTAAATACTTTACCTGAAAATTATGGGATTCAAGTAAATCCCAGAGAAATCAATTATTTTTATTTGATAGATGGGGTTCGGGAACGAATTATAGAACAACATGGCACTTATTTCGTGAATGATACTAAGATATCGTTTACAAAAGATGAGGTGCTGCGTGAGTTAGAAAATCATCCAGAGCGTTTTTCACCAAATGTGGTATGCCGCCCTTTATATCAAGAAGTTATTTTGCCTAATTTGTGTTATATTGGTGGGGGAGGAGAGCTCGCATATTGGTTAGAGCTTAAGTCTTATTTTGATGCCGTAGCTATTACCTTTCCGATGCTTTTATTACGGAATTCTGCACTTTTGATACCTGGTAAGCAAAGCGAGAAAATTGCGAAGTTAGATTTAAAAGTTTCTGACTTGTTTCTAAAGCAGAATACATTTATTAATAAGAGGGTTAGAGCTATTTCTAATATAGATATTGATTTTTCTCCCCAAAAAGACCTTTTGAAAGTTCAATTTGAAGCCTTGTATGATTTAGCAACACAAACGGATAAATCTTTTTTAGGAGCAGTAAAAGCACAGGAGGTAAAGCAAATAAAAGGATTGGAATACTTAGAAAAACGTTTATTGAAAGCGCAGAAGCGAAAACTAAAAGACCATGTAATAAGAATTACGGAACTTCAAAATGATTTATTTCCGAATAAATCCTTGCAAGAAAGGCAACAGAATTTTTCGCAATTTTATTTAGAATATGGGGATCAATTAATTCCTGCTTTGGTAAAGAGTTTAAAGCCGTTATCTAAAGATTTTGAGATTTTAATTTTTTAA
- a CDS encoding LysM peptidoglycan-binding domain-containing protein, which yields MQRPFAKYFLPTLLFMLVSFSAVAQKFTTHSVKKGETIHSISTQYKTTPQSILNLNKEIKNVTELKPNTILIIPLDAKAAESSGVAVKTTSGNGADQSVVIVQQEPTSFISYKVKRKDNLFRLSEKFDVSQDAIKKYNKELYSVQLKKGMTLKIPKYKKMKPEENPFDNDLFEMYTVKPKETRWSIVNKYGITIDSLLVLNPDLSKEDTYLASGQELRLPKKAGSTIADQTSQLFISYTVPAKKGFYSIEKEFGAKEAEIKALNPEVKERGLQEGMVIRIPQKKTDTKSVNTENFNFYEVKQGEGEYSLNRKLGLSYKELLALNPELQNGLKAGMVLKIPKDSAGDFEVKNSLIIENVDLVSKMNLTTKPNLVIMLPFRLDMIDVSNKTSASDAIVKRKDANYSLGLYSGALVALDSIKKLGLTVNVTVYDTEKSVEKTRALLLKPEFRNADAIIGPLDSQSLQEVAVRVGQNQVPVIAPLPAKSEISLSNVFYTVPSDNDLMKHMFAYVKENRGTENIVVIADDEHKATKQLIVQEFPKAKSLQLVEKYAMKDKIVALLSSTEENWVFLETDQLNTINSVISVLNSSITDKRKIRVFTTNKGKAFDSDKINHTHLSYLSFTYPSVDGEDKNDSFESAYKRMNKGKSPDKFARRGFDITFDILLKLAYKQNLFEASKFVGETKYSANKFNYTRDGATGYRNHSSYIMAYDEMWIKQLD from the coding sequence ATGCAGAGACCATTCGCGAAATACTTTTTACCAACCCTATTGTTTATGTTGGTAAGCTTTTCGGCAGTTGCTCAAAAATTCACAACTCATTCCGTGAAAAAAGGGGAAACCATTCATAGTATTTCTACACAGTATAAAACAACACCACAGAGTATTCTAAACCTGAATAAGGAAATAAAAAATGTAACGGAATTAAAACCGAATACAATTTTGATTATTCCTTTAGATGCGAAAGCGGCGGAATCTTCTGGGGTTGCAGTAAAAACAACTAGTGGTAACGGGGCAGATCAAAGTGTTGTCATAGTGCAACAAGAACCAACGAGCTTTATATCCTATAAAGTGAAGAGGAAAGACAATCTTTTTCGTTTGTCAGAAAAATTTGACGTTAGTCAGGATGCTATAAAAAAATACAATAAAGAGTTGTACTCTGTACAACTTAAAAAAGGAATGACTTTGAAAATTCCTAAGTATAAAAAGATGAAACCAGAGGAAAATCCTTTTGATAATGATCTTTTTGAAATGTATACGGTGAAACCAAAGGAAACAAGATGGTCTATCGTTAACAAATACGGAATTACCATTGACAGTCTTTTAGTGCTTAATCCAGATTTATCTAAAGAAGATACCTATTTAGCTTCTGGTCAGGAATTACGTTTGCCTAAAAAAGCGGGGAGTACAATAGCGGATCAAACTTCACAGCTGTTTATTTCGTATACAGTTCCTGCAAAAAAAGGGTTTTATTCTATTGAAAAAGAATTTGGAGCTAAGGAAGCGGAAATTAAAGCGTTGAATCCAGAGGTTAAAGAGAGAGGCTTGCAAGAGGGGATGGTAATTAGAATACCACAGAAAAAAACAGATACAAAATCTGTGAATACTGAGAATTTTAATTTCTATGAAGTTAAACAGGGTGAAGGAGAATATTCTTTGAATAGAAAATTAGGGCTTTCTTATAAAGAATTACTAGCGCTAAATCCTGAACTTCAAAATGGTTTGAAAGCAGGAATGGTTTTAAAAATTCCAAAAGATAGTGCTGGAGATTTTGAAGTAAAAAACTCCTTAATTATAGAAAATGTAGATCTTGTTAGTAAAATGAATCTTACAACGAAGCCTAATTTGGTAATTATGTTGCCTTTTAGATTGGATATGATTGATGTTAGTAATAAAACATCCGCTAGTGATGCTATCGTTAAGAGAAAAGATGCGAACTATAGTTTAGGCTTGTATAGTGGAGCATTAGTAGCTTTAGATTCTATAAAAAAATTAGGACTTACCGTTAATGTAACTGTTTATGATACGGAAAAGAGCGTTGAAAAAACTAGAGCATTACTATTAAAGCCAGAATTTAGAAATGCTGATGCAATAATAGGTCCTCTTGATTCTCAATCATTGCAAGAAGTGGCGGTGCGTGTTGGACAAAACCAAGTTCCAGTGATAGCCCCTTTACCTGCTAAAAGTGAGATTAGTTTATCTAATGTTTTTTATACCGTTCCTTCAGATAATGATTTGATGAAGCATATGTTTGCGTATGTTAAAGAAAATAGAGGGACAGAAAATATTGTAGTTATTGCTGATGATGAACACAAGGCAACAAAACAATTGATTGTCCAAGAATTTCCAAAAGCTAAATCCTTGCAATTAGTAGAAAAATATGCAATGAAAGATAAAATTGTTGCATTGTTATCTTCAACTGAAGAGAATTGGGTTTTCTTAGAAACAGATCAATTAAATACAATTAATAGTGTAATTTCTGTTTTGAATTCATCCATTACCGATAAAAGAAAAATTCGTGTATTTACAACCAACAAAGGAAAAGCTTTTGATAGTGATAAAATAAACCATACACATTTATCCTACTTGTCATTTACTTATCCTTCTGTAGATGGAGAAGATAAAAATGATTCATTCGAATCAGCTTATAAAAGAATGAATAAGGGGAAATCTCCGGATAAATTTGCACGTAGAGGTTTTGATATTACTTTTGATATTTTACTGAAATTGGCCTACAAACAGAATCTTTTTGAAGCATCAAAGTTTGTTGGAGAAACAAAATATAGTGCTAATAAGTTTAATTATACAAGGGATGGTGCAACGGGATATCGTAACCATTCAAGTTATATAATGGCTTATGATGAAATGTGGATTAAACAATTAGATTAA
- a CDS encoding aminotransferase class V-fold PLP-dependent enzyme has translation MHNIDIELVEMTLDVMKYVINRITKTSPELGQPKKEEELKALVGETITSEGIGGEKAFQLFRDVLVKATVPIDHPRHLAFVPASPTRAAIMFDLVTSASSIHGAYWMEGAGGIFCENEAMHWLVSLTGMPEGSFGVFTSGGTAANLSAMVAARENWRQDPINNDKKGIIIASVGAHSSVKAMAKVMDAEILLVPSEERMDAEDLKILFKNLLGDKQSRVFAVVATAGTTNAGIIDDLDGIADFCVQHNFWFHVDGAYGGGALLADSVRHLFKGIEKADSITIDPHKWLFSPYDCGAILYKNPEIAKAAHSQEGSYLEIFKDEGAHGFNPSDYQIQLTRRLRGLPLWFSLAMHGVEKYKWAVECGITLANTAGDLITKDEHVELVREPSLSCVLFRRKGWTPEDYRNWTYENHRKGFALVTPTKWKKGDEFETVARFCFINPDTTQKDISDILATMH, from the coding sequence GTGCACAATATAGATATAGAATTAGTTGAAATGACATTGGATGTCATGAAATATGTAATCAATCGGATTACAAAAACATCTCCAGAACTTGGGCAACCAAAAAAAGAAGAAGAGTTAAAAGCTTTGGTAGGGGAAACAATTACTTCTGAAGGTATTGGTGGTGAAAAAGCATTTCAATTATTTCGTGATGTTCTAGTGAAAGCAACAGTGCCTATAGATCATCCTAGACATTTGGCCTTTGTACCAGCATCTCCTACGCGAGCAGCTATTATGTTTGATTTGGTTACCTCTGCGTCTAGTATTCATGGGGCCTATTGGATGGAAGGTGCGGGAGGTATTTTTTGTGAGAATGAAGCAATGCATTGGTTGGTTTCTTTGACAGGAATGCCAGAAGGATCTTTCGGAGTTTTTACCAGTGGAGGAACTGCTGCAAATTTATCAGCAATGGTAGCTGCACGTGAAAACTGGAGACAAGATCCAATAAATAACGATAAAAAAGGAATTATTATAGCTTCTGTGGGAGCACATTCTTCTGTAAAAGCCATGGCTAAAGTTATGGATGCCGAAATTCTATTGGTGCCTTCTGAAGAAAGAATGGATGCAGAGGATTTGAAAATCTTATTTAAGAACCTACTCGGAGATAAGCAAAGTAGGGTTTTCGCTGTAGTAGCAACTGCTGGAACTACTAATGCGGGTATTATAGACGATTTAGACGGAATTGCAGATTTTTGTGTACAACACAATTTTTGGTTTCATGTAGATGGTGCGTATGGTGGTGGAGCTTTGTTAGCAGATTCTGTTCGTCATTTATTTAAAGGGATTGAAAAAGCAGATAGTATCACGATAGATCCGCATAAGTGGTTGTTCTCTCCATACGATTGCGGTGCTATTTTATATAAAAATCCAGAAATTGCAAAGGCTGCACATTCCCAAGAAGGGTCTTATCTAGAAATTTTTAAAGATGAAGGGGCTCATGGTTTTAACCCGTCCGATTATCAAATTCAGTTAACAAGAAGACTAAGGGGCTTGCCTTTATGGTTTTCATTAGCAATGCATGGTGTAGAGAAGTATAAGTGGGCGGTAGAATGTGGTATCACTTTAGCAAATACTGCGGGTGATTTAATTACCAAAGATGAGCATGTAGAATTAGTTCGTGAGCCTAGTTTGTCCTGTGTGCTTTTTAGAAGAAAAGGCTGGACTCCGGAAGATTATAGAAACTGGACCTATGAAAATCACAGAAAGGGTTTTGCTTTAGTGACACCGACAAAATGGAAAAAGGGAGACGAGTTTGAAACCGTAGCTCGTTTTTGTTTTATCAACCCAGACACTACACAAAAAGATATTTCTGATATTTTAGCTACCATGCATTAA
- a CDS encoding glycosyltransferase family 90 protein has protein sequence MKLDDIKLFYYLKNFLKNALPDSYFKKLFNSLKEYELECDKKELNARLDYYFKVDTVFEVPQEAVAVQDFRKTKSTTYYLDFKEFINFFSSHIKFAYYFGDETHINDYPTLFKARPIYGNNANSILYKLNKRRHFRWVNDTLDFSKKKDKMVWRGLAWHALRTDFVKNFHDHPLCNVGQINKLDAPKPWVKDFLSVEEQLKYKFIFCPEGNDVATSLKWVMSSNSLCIMPKPNYETWFMEGVLEAGVHYVEVASDCSDLEEKIQYYIENEKEAQAIINNAHEHVKRFQNKKLEDLLCVKVLERYAQLSNQKDYYKF, from the coding sequence ATGAAATTAGACGACATCAAGTTATTTTATTACCTGAAGAATTTTTTAAAGAATGCATTACCTGATTCTTACTTTAAGAAGCTTTTTAATTCTTTAAAAGAATATGAGCTAGAATGTGATAAAAAGGAATTGAATGCAAGATTAGATTATTATTTTAAAGTAGATACCGTTTTTGAAGTCCCACAAGAAGCTGTCGCAGTTCAAGATTTTAGAAAAACAAAAAGTACTACCTATTATTTAGACTTTAAAGAGTTTATTAATTTTTTTAGTTCACACATAAAATTTGCCTATTATTTTGGAGACGAAACTCATATAAATGACTACCCTACGTTATTTAAGGCTAGACCGATATATGGAAATAATGCGAATTCCATTTTATATAAATTAAATAAAAGAAGGCATTTTAGATGGGTGAATGATACGCTAGATTTTTCTAAAAAGAAAGATAAAATGGTGTGGAGAGGCTTAGCTTGGCATGCGTTAAGAACAGATTTTGTTAAAAATTTCCATGATCATCCACTTTGTAATGTGGGTCAGATAAATAAATTGGATGCCCCGAAGCCTTGGGTTAAAGATTTTTTATCCGTTGAGGAGCAATTAAAATATAAATTTATCTTTTGTCCAGAAGGGAATGATGTTGCTACGAGTCTAAAATGGGTTATGTCTTCAAATTCCTTATGTATTATGCCGAAGCCAAATTATGAAACTTGGTTTATGGAAGGTGTTTTAGAAGCGGGTGTTCATTATGTTGAAGTTGCCAGTGATTGTTCGGATCTGGAAGAAAAAATTCAATATTACATAGAAAATGAAAAAGAAGCTCAAGCAATTATTAATAATGCACATGAACATGTTAAGCGTTTTCAAAATAAAAAGCTAGAAGATTTACTTTGTGTGAAAGTTCTGGAGAGATATGCCCAACTATCAAATCAAAAAGATTATTATAAATTTTAG
- a CDS encoding pyridoxamine 5'-phosphate oxidase family protein, whose amino-acid sequence MTLALFTEIKEELKKGITVFGHPFRLFTLGTVGLDKMARLRTVVLRDVSENLDLSFFTDKRSKKVIHITENPKVSILLYHPEKRIQLKIEGNAFVVKSDKKIAKYWNQIKDDAKNDYTTTLAPGSTINSLAEISYLNEDNHFCLITIEAHKIEYLKLDQPNHVKIRYSKEENNWKGEFLVP is encoded by the coding sequence ATGACTTTAGCACTATTTACCGAGATAAAAGAAGAGTTAAAAAAAGGGATTACCGTGTTTGGCCACCCCTTCCGATTATTCACCTTAGGTACCGTAGGATTAGATAAAATGGCCCGATTGCGTACGGTAGTATTACGTGACGTTTCAGAAAATTTAGACCTGAGTTTCTTCACAGACAAACGATCTAAAAAAGTAATCCATATAACAGAAAACCCTAAAGTCAGCATTTTGCTTTACCATCCTGAAAAAAGAATACAGTTAAAGATTGAAGGCAATGCTTTTGTTGTAAAAAGTGATAAAAAAATTGCCAAATACTGGAATCAGATAAAAGACGATGCTAAAAATGACTACACAACAACGCTCGCCCCGGGAAGTACTATAAATAGCCTAGCAGAAATATCGTACTTAAACGAGGACAATCACTTTTGTTTAATAACCATTGAAGCGCATAAAATTGAGTATCTAAAATTAGACCAACCAAATCACGTAAAAATTAGATATTCTAAAGAAGAAAACAATTGGAAAGGCGAATTTTTAGTACCTTAA